A region from the Wansuia hejianensis genome encodes:
- a CDS encoding LysR family transcriptional regulator translates to MDMNIQKYMAFIKTVERGSFTKAAEILNYSQSGISRMIGDLEKEWKVSLLERNRTGVKLTSDGTKLLPYARNVCEEYMKLQMQVDDLNGLQSGLIRIGTISSIATHWLPNIIAEFQKKYPNINYELLLGHYADIEAWINEGRVDVGFTRVPTHSDLEMEFLEQDKLLVVLPENHPLSSCDKFPASALAEYPFMLLEKGEKAEISEIFERCGITPHIQFITVDDYAIMSMVEKGLGISILPELILRRTPYRIITKEIDAPSFRKLGLAMRDRKNVSLAVKRFLEYLDCRNI, encoded by the coding sequence ATGGATATGAACATCCAAAAATATATGGCATTTATAAAAACAGTAGAGCGCGGAAGTTTTACAAAGGCGGCAGAAATACTGAATTATTCGCAATCGGGCATCAGCCGAATGATTGGTGATTTGGAAAAAGAGTGGAAAGTATCCTTGCTAGAACGTAACCGCACTGGCGTAAAGCTTACTTCAGATGGTACGAAACTGCTTCCATACGCAAGAAATGTATGCGAAGAATATATGAAGCTGCAAATGCAAGTAGATGACCTAAACGGACTTCAATCCGGTCTTATCCGCATTGGTACAATTTCAAGTATTGCAACTCATTGGCTGCCGAATATCATCGCTGAGTTTCAAAAGAAATACCCGAATATTAACTATGAGTTACTGCTTGGTCACTATGCAGATATTGAAGCGTGGATAAACGAAGGAAGAGTTGATGTTGGTTTTACAAGAGTTCCAACACACTCCGATTTGGAAATGGAGTTTTTGGAACAAGACAAGTTGCTCGTTGTACTTCCCGAAAATCATCCTCTCAGCAGTTGTGATAAATTTCCCGCTTCTGCATTGGCGGAATATCCTTTTATGCTACTTGAAAAGGGAGAAAAAGCGGAAATATCGGAAATCTTTGAACGCTGTGGAATTACTCCCCACATTCAATTTATAACAGTTGATGATTACGCCATAATGTCTATGGTGGAAAAAGGACTTGGTATTAGCATTTTGCCAGAGCTTATTTTGAGAAGAACGCCGTATCGTATTATTACAAAAGAGATTGATGCGCCATCCTTTAGAAAATTGGGTCTTGCAATGAGGGACAGAAAAAATGTTTCCCTTGCAGTAAAAAGATTTTTAGAATATTTAGACTGCAGAAACATCTAA
- the rbr gene encoding rubrerythrin, with product MSVNFMESETKVNLMRAFAGESMARNRYVFSADFSKKEHFHVLEQLFRFTADQEQQHAKIFYNHLQELSGKTVVIDAGYPVDLYPDAGELLRAAQHNEYEEHDDIYQKFGNVAKEEGFSKVAFSFHQIAEIEKVHGDRFGRFAELVEQKKLFVSDTKIDWICLKCGYVCNGLEAPKTCPVCGHDQGYFMRLSLCQFE from the coding sequence ATGTCTGTTAATTTTATGGAAAGTGAAACAAAAGTGAATCTCATGCGCGCATTCGCCGGAGAAAGCATGGCACGCAACCGTTATGTATTCAGCGCGGATTTTTCAAAAAAAGAGCATTTTCATGTGCTGGAGCAGCTCTTCCGCTTCACAGCCGACCAGGAACAGCAGCACGCCAAAATTTTCTATAACCACCTGCAGGAGCTGAGCGGAAAGACGGTCGTCATCGATGCAGGCTATCCGGTAGACCTTTACCCGGATGCCGGCGAGCTTCTCAGAGCTGCACAGCATAACGAATACGAAGAGCACGATGACATTTATCAGAAGTTCGGCAACGTCGCTAAAGAAGAGGGCTTCTCCAAAGTAGCATTCTCCTTCCACCAGATCGCTGAAATCGAAAAGGTGCACGGCGACCGTTTCGGACGCTTTGCTGAGCTTGTGGAACAAAAGAAACTGTTTGTATCCGATACCAAGATCGACTGGATCTGCCTGAAATGCGGATATGTCTGCAACGGCTTGGAGGCACCGAAGACCTGCCCCGTATGCGGACATGACCAGGGCTATTTCATGCGTCTTTCCCTGTGTCAGTTTGAATAA
- a CDS encoding prolyl-tRNA synthetase associated domain-containing protein, whose translation MFYVSDIQIAKPSKIETELQEKVYAILSELNIPFERVDTDKAITMEDCIAINEKLDMKMVKTLFLCNRQQTMFYLFITCEDKPFRSKKFSAALGISRLSFAPAEKMNEMLGTEIGAATVFSALLENADDVQLVFDKDVLKEEYYGCSDGTTTGYMKIKTEDILQKFVPFTKHTILFVEV comes from the coding sequence ATGTTTTATGTTAGCGATATTCAAATAGCAAAACCATCAAAAATAGAAACGGAGCTTCAAGAAAAGGTGTATGCTATACTATCGGAGTTAAATATCCCATTTGAGCGAGTCGATACGGATAAAGCAATTACTATGGAGGATTGTATAGCAATAAATGAAAAACTTGATATGAAAATGGTAAAAACGCTGTTTCTGTGTAACAGACAGCAGACAATGTTTTATCTTTTTATCACTTGTGAAGATAAACCATTTCGCTCCAAAAAATTTAGTGCTGCGCTCGGAATTTCCCGCCTTTCTTTTGCTCCGGCTGAAAAAATGAATGAAATGCTTGGCACCGAAATCGGTGCGGCAACTGTATTCAGTGCCTTGCTCGAAAATGCAGACGATGTTCAGTTAGTCTTTGATAAGGATGTTTTGAAGGAAGAATATTACGGATGCAGTGACGGTACAACTACCGGTTATATGAAAATTAAGACCGAAGATATTCTGCAAAAATTTGTGCCTTTTACAAAGCATACCATATTGTTTGTAGAGGTGTAA
- a CDS encoding YhgE/Pip domain-containing protein, with product MNRNRKMKRKITASLAASLAVVVGAVPVLAAESSIKQLNTDNVYKEETVYVNADASGNQTSVIVSNWLKNAGSEKELEDSSILKDIQNVKGDETYQASGNSLTWKTEGKDIYYQGSTDKKLPVSVHFTYYLDGKEMNPSDLSGKSGRLRIKVAYENNTRQTVEIDGKKESIYTPFALLTGMILPDEIFSNVTIDNGKVISDGQRSIVLGIAMPGLADSLGLNKTDSSADLLSLDIPETLEISADVENFSMDPTFTIALSDILDFLDTNGISDMSELTEALDDLEEATLQLVDGSEELFNGTDTLNSNYQELDSGIQTLKAGIDTAASGSNTLAEGITTYINGAAQLSDGAVSYVNGEQQIADGARQLEPLIAGLNNIHEGTALLYSAMDGQGSADEDLRVASGQLAAGTQLLKDNLDKMSGILDSLDSVEQLGGQLISEAQALSSTLQNQVATPLQSAAGAASQLKEQLKTLESGLSSAAAATAQSAAEQLNIQIEAKNTEMQTKAGQVQAEANQKLSGARNAIQSQLDALDQSANPEAAQALQTALQQLDGDVTVSQPEALQPISASDLNITIPDEALAPLMQTLTILETSAQQFASFLANPEFSSQLETMQKQLEALSSFQVPTGSVSLLKQSVNALNDGMQQLDSAIGSLSGKVKGMNEQTASLPEAGAGIQTLLYGFDTLGQHNSDLISGAAELTQSNPLLFQGVQTLQTGTAQLSDGALTLQNGSSQVKGGIEQIKDGARELKDGMQEFNEEGIEKMTSALKDEFGELMDRIEALNSNTCAYDTFSGKTDAMDGNVKFIIETEAIK from the coding sequence ATGAACAGGAATAGAAAAATGAAGCGCAAAATCACCGCCTCCCTGGCCGCGAGCCTGGCTGTCGTCGTTGGCGCAGTTCCGGTTCTTGCCGCAGAATCGTCAATTAAGCAGTTAAATACAGACAATGTTTATAAAGAAGAAACTGTATACGTAAATGCCGACGCATCCGGCAACCAGACTTCTGTCATCGTATCCAACTGGCTGAAAAATGCAGGATCTGAAAAAGAACTGGAGGATTCCAGTATTTTAAAAGACATACAAAATGTAAAAGGTGATGAAACCTACCAGGCCTCAGGTAATTCCCTGACCTGGAAGACTGAAGGCAAAGACATTTATTACCAGGGAAGTACGGACAAAAAGCTTCCTGTCTCTGTTCATTTTACCTATTACCTGGACGGGAAGGAAATGAATCCTTCTGATCTCTCTGGAAAAAGCGGCCGCCTCCGGATAAAAGTAGCATATGAAAATAACACCCGCCAGACTGTGGAGATAGACGGAAAAAAAGAATCCATCTACACTCCTTTTGCGCTGCTCACAGGGATGATCCTGCCTGACGAGATATTTTCCAATGTTACAATTGATAATGGAAAAGTGATCTCGGACGGACAGCGCAGCATTGTGCTGGGAATCGCAATGCCCGGCCTCGCAGACAGCCTGGGCCTGAATAAGACAGATTCTTCCGCGGATCTTCTATCACTTGATATCCCTGAAACTCTGGAAATCTCCGCCGATGTAGAGAATTTTTCCATGGATCCTACCTTCACCATCGCCCTATCGGATATACTGGATTTTCTGGATACCAATGGCATTTCTGACATGAGCGAGTTGACAGAGGCGCTGGACGATCTGGAGGAGGCCACTCTACAGTTGGTTGACGGCTCTGAGGAGTTATTTAATGGAACAGATACACTGAATTCCAATTACCAGGAGCTGGACAGCGGAATCCAGACATTAAAAGCAGGCATCGATACAGCCGCCAGCGGTTCAAATACACTTGCGGAAGGCATCACCACTTATATAAATGGCGCCGCACAGCTTTCCGACGGGGCTGTTAGCTATGTGAACGGAGAACAACAGATTGCTGACGGAGCCCGGCAGCTGGAACCTCTGATCGCCGGCCTGAATAATATCCATGAGGGAACCGCACTGCTCTACAGCGCCATGGACGGTCAGGGCTCTGCTGATGAGGATCTCAGGGTAGCTTCCGGGCAGCTGGCAGCCGGCACACAGCTCTTAAAGGATAATCTCGATAAAATGTCCGGCATCCTGGATTCTCTGGATTCCGTGGAACAGCTGGGCGGACAGCTCATTTCAGAAGCACAGGCTCTTTCCTCTACACTTCAGAACCAGGTGGCAACTCCTCTGCAATCAGCAGCCGGGGCAGCTTCCCAGCTAAAGGAGCAGCTGAAAACACTGGAATCAGGCCTCTCTTCCGCCGCAGCCGCAACCGCTCAGTCGGCCGCCGAACAGTTAAACATTCAGATTGAAGCCAAAAATACGGAAATGCAGACAAAAGCCGGCCAGGTACAGGCAGAGGCCAATCAAAAGCTCTCAGGCGCCAGGAATGCCATCCAGAGCCAGCTGGATGCTCTGGATCAGTCTGCGAATCCCGAAGCAGCACAGGCGCTGCAGACCGCTTTACAGCAGCTGGACGGTGATGTGACAGTGAGCCAGCCGGAAGCATTACAGCCTATCAGCGCCTCTGACCTGAACATAACCATACCGGATGAAGCTCTCGCCCCTCTGATGCAGACCCTCACCATACTGGAGACATCAGCTCAGCAGTTCGCCAGTTTTCTGGCCAATCCAGAATTCAGTTCACAACTGGAAACCATGCAAAAACAACTGGAAGCTTTATCCTCATTCCAGGTTCCCACTGGCTCCGTCTCTCTTCTGAAGCAATCCGTCAACGCTCTGAACGATGGAATGCAGCAGCTGGACTCCGCCATCGGCAGCCTTTCCGGCAAGGTGAAAGGAATGAATGAGCAGACAGCCAGCCTTCCTGAAGCAGGCGCAGGTATCCAGACACTTTTGTACGGGTTTGATACGCTCGGACAGCATAACAGCGATCTCATCTCCGGGGCAGCAGAACTGACTCAGAGCAATCCGCTGCTGTTTCAGGGCGTCCAGACGCTTCAGACCGGAACAGCACAGCTGTCTGACGGGGCGCTTACCCTTCAGAACGGCAGCAGCCAGGTAAAAGGCGGAATTGAACAGATAAAAGACGGCGCCCGGGAACTCAAGGACGGCATGCAGGAATTTAACGAGGAAGGAATCGAGAAAATGACCTCCGCCCTGAAAGATGAATTTGGAGAGCTCATGGACCGGATTGAAGCTCTCAACTCAAACACGTGCGCATATGACACATTTAGCGGAAAGACAGACGCCATGGATGGAAATGTGAAATTCATCATCGAAACAGAAGCCATAAAGTAA
- a CDS encoding DMT family transporter → MKKAYFKYIFALLLFGSNGIVASNIHLSSYEIVFLRTLIGSLLMIGIFAAARQKITFTKEKKDILFIVLSGVAMGISWMFLYEAYNQIGVSLASLSYYCGPVIVMALSPLLFKEKLTLYKIIGFIEVLVGIFLINGTVAGEKINIFGVFCGLMSAVMYSFMVILNKKSKKVRGLKNSTIQLLVSFLTVAVFVGFKTGYKISVSETDLIWVIVLGLINTSLGCYFYFSSIGKLPVQTVAICGYIEPLSAVILAALILGETMFPLQIVGAILIIGGALLGECYK, encoded by the coding sequence ATGAAAAAAGCCTACTTTAAGTATATTTTCGCATTGTTGCTATTCGGCTCAAACGGAATTGTGGCAAGTAACATTCATTTATCAAGCTATGAAATCGTATTTTTGAGAACGCTTATCGGCAGTTTGCTTATGATTGGAATTTTTGCTGCTGCCCGACAAAAGATAACTTTTACGAAAGAAAAAAAAGATATTTTGTTTATTGTTCTTTCGGGTGTAGCTATGGGAATAAGCTGGATGTTCCTTTATGAAGCATATAACCAAATAGGTGTAAGTCTTGCTTCGCTATCTTATTATTGCGGTCCGGTCATTGTAATGGCTCTATCGCCTTTACTATTCAAAGAAAAGCTAACCCTTTATAAAATCATCGGTTTTATAGAGGTGCTTGTCGGTATTTTCTTAATAAATGGAACTGTAGCGGGCGAAAAGATAAATATCTTTGGCGTATTCTGTGGCTTAATGTCTGCGGTTATGTATTCCTTTATGGTAATTCTCAATAAAAAATCAAAAAAGGTACGGGGACTCAAAAACTCTACCATTCAACTTTTGGTGAGTTTTCTGACTGTTGCAGTTTTTGTGGGTTTCAAAACGGGATACAAAATCTCCGTATCGGAAACGGATTTAATATGGGTAATAGTATTGGGACTTATCAATACAAGTTTAGGCTGTTATTTTTATTTTTCCTCTATCGGTAAATTGCCTGTTCAAACAGTTGCAATATGTGGGTACATAGAGCCGCTTTCAGCGGTAATTCTTGCAGCGCTTATACTCGGAGAAACAATGTTTCCATTACAGATAGTCGGTGCGATACTGATTATTGGTGGTGCGCTTTTGGGAGAATGTTATAAATAA
- a CDS encoding TetR/AcrR family transcriptional regulator yields the protein MGKLEINKKLKQNSLYQAAFDLFTNKGFAKTTISDIVKKAELAKGTFYLYFEDKYELRDKLIARKAGQLFLDAYENLIEHPVSGFENQILRMIDYIVEYLRKNHMLLQFISKNLSWGILKNAFEKTVPDETQQFYEYYLELMKKSSVVCRQPELMLFTIVELTGATCYSCILHNQPVSMEEYLPYLHRSVHEIIRSFTESDQDVLIQTDTGKDA from the coding sequence ATGGGAAAACTGGAGATTAATAAAAAACTGAAGCAAAACTCTCTCTATCAGGCAGCTTTTGACCTTTTCACCAATAAGGGCTTCGCAAAAACTACGATTTCAGATATAGTAAAAAAAGCAGAGCTGGCAAAGGGGACCTTTTATCTTTATTTTGAAGACAAGTATGAGCTTCGGGATAAGCTGATTGCCCGGAAAGCAGGGCAGCTTTTTCTGGATGCCTATGAGAATCTTATAGAACATCCGGTTTCCGGTTTTGAAAACCAGATTTTGCGAATGATTGATTATATCGTAGAATACTTGAGAAAGAATCACATGCTTCTCCAGTTCATTTCCAAAAATCTGTCCTGGGGGATTTTAAAAAATGCCTTTGAAAAGACAGTTCCCGATGAAACGCAGCAGTTTTATGAGTATTATCTGGAGCTCATGAAGAAAAGCTCCGTTGTCTGCCGACAGCCGGAGCTGATGCTTTTCACGATTGTGGAGCTGACAGGCGCCACCTGTTACAGCTGTATCCTGCATAATCAGCCGGTATCCATGGAAGAGTACCTGCCGTATCTCCATCGGTCGGTTCATGAGATTATCCGGTCTTTTACAGAATCAGATCAGGACGTGCTTATTCAAACTGACACAGGGAAAGACGCATGA
- a CDS encoding ECF transporter S component, translating into MERTAGKTKRPVSGTAGKTRMLVQIAMLAAVAAVLMLFEFPVPFAPPFYELDFSEVPVLIGSFAMGPFAGACIELVKVLINLVINGTDTMFVGELANFLIGCALVVPAGMIYRKHKSRKYAMIGMLAGVICMAVIGAAVNAYMLLPAYGKAFHLEVSAFVEMGQAINPAINSLFRFCLLTVVPFNLVKGLAVSVITLLLYKHISRLLKSHSS; encoded by the coding sequence ATGGAACGTACAGCAGGTAAAACAAAAAGACCGGTTTCCGGCACAGCAGGAAAAACGAGAATGCTGGTGCAGATCGCCATGCTGGCGGCAGTAGCGGCAGTACTCATGCTTTTTGAATTCCCGGTGCCCTTTGCCCCGCCCTTTTATGAATTGGATTTCAGCGAGGTACCGGTACTGATCGGAAGCTTTGCTATGGGGCCTTTTGCCGGAGCCTGTATTGAACTGGTGAAGGTGCTGATCAATCTGGTAATCAATGGGACAGACACTATGTTCGTGGGGGAACTGGCGAATTTCCTGATCGGCTGTGCCCTGGTAGTGCCGGCAGGAATGATTTACAGAAAACATAAGAGCAGAAAATATGCTATGATCGGCATGCTTGCAGGAGTTATCTGCATGGCTGTGATCGGCGCCGCAGTAAATGCATATATGCTTCTTCCTGCTTATGGAAAAGCGTTCCATCTGGAAGTATCGGCCTTCGTAGAGATGGGTCAGGCGATCAATCCGGCGATTAACAGCCTGTTCAGATTCTGTCTTTTGACGGTGGTTCCTTTTAATCTGGTAAAGGGGCTTGCGGTCTCTGTTATAACTTTGCTATTATATAAGCATATCAGCCGCTTGCTGAAGAGCCATAGCTCATAA
- a CDS encoding S8 family peptidase, whose product MPSQKIENLLNLALDATPEERRKSLQLDVGYDESDRTYEVLIQYQGDISFLTEASVEYTLLFGNYAILRLPAELVEPVSLLPQITYMEKPKRLYFAASNGRASSCINPLQSGISGLFGAGVLVACIDSGIDYTHPDFRNPDGTTRLLYLWDQTIPGAPPQGYHTGTLYDAVQINEALAASDSAERYRLVPSRDLSGHGTAVMGIAAGNGLSSGGALRGIASESPLVVVKLGTPEPGSFPRTTQLMQALDYVIRLSLELQIPTAINISFGNSYGSHGGDSLISTYINTASSLGQNVVCIGTGNEGISGNHTSGQLAEGIPYDVEVSIGQYEPTTNVQIWKNYVDTIDVQIIHPNGTAVGPIQPILGPLRLRLQNTELLTFYGMPSPFSTSQEIYIDFIPAGDQSYIDSGNWIIRLIPRRIVDGNFHMWLPGGGTMGTDTRFYRSNPETTLTIPSTSRRPISVGAYNSALQSYADFSGRGFTRSFQEIKPDLVAPGVNIQSTKSGGGYGAFTGTSFATPFVTGAAALMMEWGIIRGNDPFLYGEKVKSYLIKGARHLPGYEVWPNPQLGWGTLCLRDSLP is encoded by the coding sequence ATGCCCAGCCAAAAAATCGAAAACCTGTTAAACCTGGCACTGGACGCCACGCCGGAGGAGCGGCGCAAGTCCCTGCAGCTGGATGTGGGATATGACGAATCGGACAGGACTTATGAAGTCCTGATACAGTACCAGGGAGACATTTCTTTCCTGACAGAGGCTTCCGTGGAATACACTCTTCTTTTCGGTAATTACGCCATCCTGCGCTTGCCCGCCGAGCTGGTGGAGCCTGTCAGCCTCCTGCCTCAGATCACATATATGGAAAAACCCAAACGCCTGTATTTTGCCGCATCCAACGGAAGGGCTTCCTCCTGTATCAATCCTTTGCAGTCCGGGATTTCCGGATTATTCGGCGCAGGGGTTCTGGTCGCCTGCATTGACTCTGGAATTGATTACACTCATCCCGATTTCCGCAATCCAGACGGTACTACCCGCCTTCTGTATTTATGGGATCAGACCATACCTGGAGCTCCGCCTCAGGGCTACCATACCGGCACCCTCTATGACGCCGTCCAGATCAATGAAGCCCTGGCCGCTTCGGATTCTGCCGAACGGTACCGCCTGGTTCCCAGCAGAGATTTGAGCGGCCACGGTACCGCCGTAATGGGCATAGCAGCAGGGAACGGCCTTTCCAGCGGCGGCGCCCTCAGGGGCATTGCTTCAGAAAGTCCCCTGGTTGTTGTCAAGCTTGGAACCCCGGAGCCAGGCAGTTTTCCTCGCACTACTCAGCTCATGCAGGCTCTTGACTACGTAATCCGTCTGTCTCTGGAGCTCCAGATTCCCACCGCAATCAATATCAGTTTTGGCAACAGCTACGGTTCACACGGCGGAGATTCCCTGATATCAACTTATATCAACACTGCCTCCAGTCTGGGGCAGAATGTAGTCTGCATTGGCACCGGCAATGAAGGCATCAGCGGCAATCATACTTCAGGACAGCTTGCAGAGGGTATCCCCTATGATGTGGAAGTGAGCATAGGCCAGTATGAGCCCACTACAAATGTGCAGATATGGAAGAACTATGTAGATACCATTGATGTCCAGATTATACATCCGAACGGCACCGCCGTGGGTCCGATACAGCCGATACTGGGGCCTCTGCGCCTGCGTCTACAGAACACAGAGCTTCTTACTTTTTACGGAATGCCCAGCCCCTTCTCCACTTCTCAGGAAATTTACATTGATTTCATCCCGGCCGGCGATCAATCCTATATAGACAGCGGCAACTGGATAATACGTCTCATTCCCCGCCGGATTGTGGACGGTAATTTTCACATGTGGCTGCCCGGGGGCGGCACCATGGGGACAGACACGCGTTTTTACAGGTCAAACCCTGAAACCACTCTGACCATCCCTTCCACTTCCCGCCGCCCAATTTCAGTAGGAGCCTATAATTCCGCTCTCCAGTCCTATGCGGATTTCTCCGGCCGCGGCTTCACCCGCAGCTTCCAGGAAATAAAACCAGATCTGGTTGCGCCGGGAGTTAATATTCAATCCACCAAAAGCGGCGGCGGCTATGGCGCCTTCACAGGAACCTCATTTGCCACCCCATTCGTGACCGGAGCGGCCGCCCTTATGATGGAATGGGGAATCATTCGGGGAAACGATCCCTTTCTCTATGGCGAAAAAGTCAAATCCTATCTGATCAAAGGCGCCCGCCATCTGCCAGGCTATGAAGTCTGGCCCAACCCACAGTTAGGCTGGGGAACATTATGTCTACGGGATTCACTGCCATGA
- a CDS encoding NUDIX hydrolase, translating into MAQIQEVKQLTENPYVNLYQVKGTNKKGRPANYFVASRAKHVENLKLKTGENTPDGVVIYSLYGEKHDKIVLIRQYRFSIDDYIYELPAGLVEPGEDYHAAAVRELHEETGLILEPVKADPMFEKPGYTTIGMTDESCATVFGYASGEASLKYMEENEEIEVVLADRTEARRIMREENVAIICAYQLMHFLSEEKPFGFLEI; encoded by the coding sequence ATGGCACAGATACAAGAAGTAAAGCAGCTGACTGAAAATCCTTATGTGAACCTCTATCAGGTAAAGGGAACCAATAAAAAAGGCCGGCCGGCCAATTATTTCGTAGCATCAAGAGCAAAACACGTAGAAAATCTGAAACTGAAGACCGGGGAAAACACGCCGGACGGCGTTGTTATCTACAGCCTTTATGGGGAAAAGCACGATAAAATTGTGCTGATCCGTCAGTACCGTTTCAGTATTGACGACTATATCTATGAACTCCCCGCAGGTCTGGTTGAGCCCGGAGAGGATTACCATGCGGCAGCAGTTCGTGAACTCCACGAAGAAACAGGCCTCATCCTGGAACCGGTAAAAGCCGATCCCATGTTCGAAAAGCCGGGTTACACAACCATCGGTATGACAGATGAGTCCTGCGCGACCGTATTCGGATATGCCAGCGGAGAGGCAAGCCTGAAATATATGGAAGAAAACGAAGAAATAGAAGTGGTACTTGCAGACAGAACAGAGGCCAGAAGAATCATGAGAGAAGAAAATGTGGCAATCATCTGCGCATATCAGCTCATGCATTTTCTCAGCGAAGAAAAACCATTCGGATTCTTGGAAATATAA
- the recQ gene encoding DNA helicase RecQ, whose product MTKEEALKKYFGYDSFRAGQEALVDGILQGRDVCGIMPTGAGKSLCYQIPALLLPGITLVISPLISLMKDQVTTLNQAGVHAAFLNSSLTAGQYRAAISNMANGQYKIVYVAPERLHTESFLRAIKQIHISLISVDEAHCISQWGQDFRPSYLKISDFTELLDDRPVIAAFTATATKEVRDDILVLLGLRDPLQITTGFNRKNLRFLVQKPQNKWNAAMKMVREHEGECGIIYCLTRKTVEEVCSELIKNGYSATRYHAGLSDEERRHNQEDFLYDRKQIMVATNAFGMGIDKSNVRYVLHYNMPKNIESYYQEAGRAGRDGLPSDCILLYSGQDVVTNQFFIDKMEPAEDSDPETAAQIRERERERLRKMTFYCFTSDCLRDYILRYFGEYGDSYCGNCSNCLTKFEELDITQTARNLISFIRESPRPYGLVTVTDALHGSGSSKILRAGLNRNPYYGSCASTPLYQLRQVANHLVLHDYLCVSDGDYPVVTLTEAARSILSGGQIFMKIAQKPLQDTSEKETSKAKKGTKSSVQGDMDRDLFENLRLLRLEIAKAEKVPPYIIFSDKTLVQMCILKPASKEAMLQVSGVGEMKYAKYGEKFLSALRDYSRA is encoded by the coding sequence ATGACTAAAGAAGAAGCATTAAAAAAATACTTTGGCTACGACTCCTTTCGTGCCGGCCAGGAAGCGCTTGTCGACGGCATACTTCAGGGACGGGATGTCTGCGGTATCATGCCCACAGGCGCCGGTAAATCTCTGTGCTATCAGATTCCCGCCCTGCTGCTGCCCGGCATTACCCTGGTCATCTCGCCCCTCATTTCTCTCATGAAGGATCAGGTGACCACACTCAATCAGGCCGGCGTCCATGCTGCCTTCCTGAACAGCTCCCTCACCGCCGGCCAATACCGTGCCGCCATCTCCAATATGGCCAACGGCCAGTACAAGATCGTATATGTAGCGCCTGAACGCCTGCACACGGAATCTTTTCTGCGCGCCATTAAACAAATACATATCTCCCTGATCAGCGTTGATGAAGCCCACTGTATCTCCCAGTGGGGCCAGGACTTCAGGCCCAGCTACCTGAAAATTTCTGATTTTACAGAGCTCCTGGATGACCGGCCTGTCATCGCCGCCTTCACCGCAACCGCGACTAAGGAGGTGCGCGACGACATCTTGGTACTTCTCGGCCTGAGAGACCCTCTGCAGATAACCACCGGATTTAACCGGAAGAATCTGCGCTTCCTCGTCCAGAAGCCCCAGAACAAATGGAACGCTGCCATGAAGATGGTCAGGGAGCACGAAGGGGAATGCGGGATCATTTACTGCCTGACCCGCAAGACGGTGGAGGAAGTCTGTTCAGAATTGATCAAAAATGGCTACTCGGCCACACGTTATCACGCCGGCTTAAGCGATGAAGAACGCCGTCATAACCAGGAGGATTTCCTCTATGACCGGAAACAGATCATGGTAGCCACCAACGCTTTCGGTATGGGTATCGACAAATCCAACGTTCGATATGTCCTCCACTATAATATGCCGAAGAATATAGAGAGTTATTATCAGGAGGCGGGAAGAGCCGGCAGGGATGGGCTTCCCTCAGACTGTATCCTTCTTTATTCCGGGCAGGATGTGGTCACCAACCAGTTTTTCATAGATAAGATGGAGCCTGCGGAGGATTCCGACCCGGAGACCGCTGCCCAGATCAGGGAGCGGGAAAGAGAACGGCTCAGGAAGATGACCTTCTACTGCTTTACCAGCGACTGCCTGAGAGACTACATACTGCGGTATTTTGGAGAATACGGGGACAGCTACTGCGGGAATTGTTCCAACTGCCTGACAAAATTTGAAGAACTGGATATCACACAGACAGCCCGGAACCTCATCAGCTTTATCAGAGAAAGCCCCAGGCCCTATGGCCTTGTCACTGTCACAGACGCACTGCACGGCAGCGGAAGCTCAAAGATCCTCCGTGCAGGTCTGAACAGGAACCCCTACTACGGAAGCTGCGCTTCCACTCCCCTGTATCAACTCCGCCAGGTTGCCAACCACCTGGTTCTGCACGACTATCTATGCGTATCCGATGGGGATTATCCGGTTGTAACGCTGACAGAAGCGGCCCGCAGTATTCTCAGCGGAGGACAGATTTTCATGAAAATAGCTCAGAAGCCCCTTCAAGACACCTCTGAAAAGGAGACATCAAAAGCTAAGAAGGGGACAAAGTCTTCCGTTCAGGGTGATATGGACCGGGATCTGTTCGAAAACCTCCGCCTCCTCAGGCTGGAGATCGCCAAAGCGGAAAAAGTCCCCCCTTACATCATATTTTCCGACAAAACCCTGGTTCAGATGTGTATCCTGAAACCAGCATCCAAAGAGGCCATGCTCCAGGTATCCGGCGTGGGCGAGATGAAATACGCAAAATATGGAGAAAAATTTCTTTCCGCCCTCAGGGATTATTCACGGGCCTAA